The Chloroflexota bacterium DNA segment GCGACCGGGGAGCGGAAGCAGCGGACGAACCGCTCGGACGTCACGGTGATCGGCGCGACGGCCGCCGAAGTGACGGCTGAGGCAATCGTCAGAGCGGTTAAGGCTGCCAAATCGGTGCCCGGCGCGCCCGCGATACGGGACCTATAAAGAGCATATGCAGCAGTTCAACAACATAGGGTTCATCGGAGCAGGGAGGCTCGGCGGCACGCTGGCCGAGGCTCTTGCGCGGCGCGGTTATCGCATTGCGGCCGTCTCCTCACGCTCCCATGCCTCCGCCGCGCGCCTCGCCAACGGCACGGGTCAGGCGCCGCTCGTTTGCAACTCGCCCCAAGTCGTCGCAGATCGGTGCGACCTGGTCTTTATCACAACCCCGGATAACGTCATCAAGGAAGTCGCCGACTCCATCACCTGGCGCAAAGGTCAGAGCGTGGTGCATTGCAGCGGCGCATTGACCGTGCTCGCCCTGGATTCGGCGGCCCGCGCAGGCGCGAACGTCGCCGGCTTCCATCCCATGCAGACCTTCACCACGGCGAACCAGACCCTGGACGACGTTACCATCGCCATCGAAGGCGCAGACGAGATCGCCGGGGCGCTGGCCCGGGTGGCGCGGGACATCGGCTGCAAGCACGTTATCCTTGCATCGGGGGACAAGACCCTCTATCACATGAGCGGCGTCCTGGCGAGCAACTATGTGGTCACCCTCCTGAACCTCGCCGAAGAGCTCTGGGAGGCCCTTGGCATCTCCCGCGCAGCCGGACGGGAAGCCCTGCTGACTCTTCTCAAGGGAACCATCGCCAATATCGAGCAGGCCGGGAGCGTCCAGGCCCTCACCGGGCCCATAGCCCGGGGGGATGACGCCACCATCGCGGCGCACCTTGAGCGCCTTGCCACCGACGCCCCCGCACTGCTGGCCCTCTATCGAGAATTGGGCCAACTCACCATCCCCATCGCCCAGGCGAAGGGGACACTTGACGAACGAACCGCGCAAAGGCTGCGCGCTATCCTCAGCGGTCCGGACGACCGCTCTCTATCACCACGGAGCGCCACAGCTCCCAAGGAGGAACTGCGATGATGAGGAGAATGTTGAAGAGCAAGCTCCATCGCGGGACAGTAACCGAGGCGAACGTTGACTACGAAGGCAGT contains these protein-coding regions:
- a CDS encoding DUF2520 domain-containing protein, whose amino-acid sequence is MQQFNNIGFIGAGRLGGTLAEALARRGYRIAAVSSRSHASAARLANGTGQAPLVCNSPQVVADRCDLVFITTPDNVIKEVADSITWRKGQSVVHCSGALTVLALDSAARAGANVAGFHPMQTFTTANQTLDDVTIAIEGADEIAGALARVARDIGCKHVILASGDKTLYHMSGVLASNYVVTLLNLAEELWEALGISRAAGREALLTLLKGTIANIEQAGSVQALTGPIARGDDATIAAHLERLATDAPALLALYRELGQLTIPIAQAKGTLDERTAQRLRAILSGPDDRSLSPRSATAPKEELR